Genomic DNA from Mycobacterium stomatepiae:
ACCGCATGCCGGAGTGACGCCGATGCGCTCGCGCAGCGCCGAACGGGCGAATCCGAGCCGGTCGGTCACCGCGACGACGGCCGCGGCCACCTCCTCGGCGGCCGGCCGCTGGGCTGGAGCAGTGGCAGAGACCACGCCCAGCATCACGGTGCGACCCGATTCGATGAACGCCGCGATCCCGTCCAGGTCCGCGGCCCGCAGCATTACGACGTCCACCGATACTGCGCTAATTGCACTGCGCGCCAACAGATCCCACGGCAACTCGGCCGCGCAACTGTGCACCATCACCTCGGCACCTACCGTCTCGGCACAGGTGTCGAGCAACGTTGCGGCCACCGACTCGTCGAGCGCGGCAACCGGACTCAACGCGGTGACCCCGCTCAGCCGGCCACCCAACGCGGCGGGCAACGACGGCTCGTCGAATTGCACCACCACCGGTGTGCCGAGGCGGCGCGACAGCGCCGCGCGATGGATCCCAACGCCCTCGGCCAGCGATGCCGTCAGGTCGCGCACCGCCCCGGGGTCGGTGATCGCCCGGTGGCCGTTGGACAGCTCGAGCCCGGCGACCAAGGTAATCGGCCCGGGCGCCTGGACCTTGACGACCCGTCCGCCGCCGCGCAGGCCGGCCGTCTCCCAGGCCTCCTCGAGGGCATCCATATCCTCGTCGAGGAGGCTGACGGCCCGACGCGTCACCGCGCCCGGACGGGCGGCGATGCGGTAACCGCGCGGCACGGTGTCGATCGCCACGTCGACCAGGAGCGCACCGGCGCGCCCCAGCAGGTCGGCGCCCACTCCCC
This window encodes:
- a CDS encoding uroporphyrinogen decarboxylase/cobalamine-independent methonine synthase family protein encodes the protein MSVFADIFPKASGVGSWPGTAARPSAEVVVGELAAALAHLVELPARGVGADLLGRAGALLVDVAIDTVPRGYRIAARPGAVTRRAVSLLDEDMDALEEAWETAGLRGGGRVVKVQAPGPITLVAGLELSNGHRAITDPGAVRDLTASLAEGVGIHRAALSRRLGTPVVVQFDEPSLPAALGGRLSGVTALSPVAALDESVAATLLDTCAETVGAEVMVHSCAAELPWDLLARSAISAVSVDVVMLRAADLDGIAAFIESGRTVMLGVVSATAPAQRPAAEEVAAAVVAVTDRLGFARSALRERIGVTPACGLAAATPQWARTAIELSRKAAEAFAEDPDAIQ